From the Candoia aspera isolate rCanAsp1 chromosome 3, rCanAsp1.hap2, whole genome shotgun sequence genome, the window caacAGCTCACTGCATCAGGTGCATAAAGGGGCTTTCCTGACATGGGATTAAGTGCAGTGCAAAGTCTTCATATGTATGAATTAGTTCTTAGGTGTTAATCTGATATGAGGGCTCTCCCCAAGCTTGGTGAGGAGAAGCAAGCAAATGTCTATtaattctgtttctgaaaatattaattacCCAGTTGGTGAAGTCAAAACTGTTTCCACCATGTATCTCTGAGATACATAGAGCTTTGGCCAGTTTTCAAGTAGAGTATTTGAATTACTTTGTGGAGAGAGGAATGATTTAAAACATACTTGACCCCATATACAAGCTTTTTGCCTCCTAAAACTGAAACTAGAGAACCATCACAATAGGTAGGGATTCAGACTTGTTTTGTGTGTATCAATTTTGGCTTTACACTACACCTCTCTTCTGTGCTCTTTGCATAGGTGTGATTATGGATGTTTTTCATACCTAACTCATTGTCTTGGGAAGGATCCAGATAGCCTTGTGCATACACCAAGAGGGTGGAAATGTCTGATTTCTCTGATGACTGCTTCCCTTGGTGTCTCTGGCTCCCCTTTGGAGATTTGTCCAAAGGAGTTAAACTTTGTAAAAGTTCAGTTTCCCAAAATATGTTGATCATTTTCTGTTAAACAAATAGaagtttttgattgattgattgattgattgattgattatgtgccatcaagtgtttttcaactcctagcgactacatagatagattttctccatggtgatctatccctaacccattctttcaagtctcccaatggggCACTCattgcccctgtaactgagtctgtccatcttgctgccggttcttctcttctcttctcttctcttctcttctcttctcttctcttctcttctttccttccacctttcccagcattagagccttttcccagagagctgggtcttcgcataatgtgtccgaggtaggataatttgagcctggtcatttgtgcctcaggtatgaactcttggttgatttgttcaatgatccatcagtttgttttcttggctgtccacggtattcccAGGATACTTCTCCAACAGTagagttcaaaaatgtcaatacttttcttatcctgcttctttaaagtccaacattTGCTATAAGCTCTGTATTTATTATAACTTATATATTGCGATAACAATAGCAAAAAGTTAACTCTTGAGACTCTAAAAGAAAGACTCAGCAGGTAGCAATATCTAGCCAGATGTGATTGATCtgggaaaagctaagcagaattgttATTGGAGGCCACCAGAATAGACTAGACTGGAggtgaaagaataaaataaaataaatgcagaataaggcaatggcaaatcacttccatattcttgtataaaataaaataataaaataaaataaaataaaataaaataaaagggacatGTCTGCatattcaccaggagtcaaactcaacttgagGAAAACTTAAGGTGATACAATCAGGCAGGGCTAGCTCTACATTCTCAAATAACCTTTCCCAAAATGCAGTCCCAAGTTGACTcttcaatgtttttcaaaatgcGCCATAGCTATGGTggcaaagttttatttattttgtaagagGCCTGAACTCCATGAcagctctgagtggcatacagtaATAAAATCATTACTAAAAAGATACAAGTAAAaatgtatagttttatttatatgcAGTTAGTGAAACTGAACATGAGTATAACTACAGGCGTCATGTGTGTATGGCTTGGAAACTGGCTCTTCTGCTGAAAAGAAATTTCATCCACCAGAAGATAAGCTTGCCACAGGAGGTGAGATCAAGTGCAGATATCCTTTATGTGAAGAATGCGCTGCAGCCAGATACTCGGCGGATAACGGATCGGAGGCCACTCCTGAAATTCATCTCTTTGGAAGAGAgtaggagacttgcaagattgatgtcagccttaccaagtagacctaacaggaaacacaatcagatcggctagttctactttattgtcagaTTACATGAAccagatcttgcaagtctgaaagtacaattctcctcctaTCTCCTTTAGCCCTGaggaattagggagggtctcttccgagcctcttgccccaccctctATCCAGCTACAGACTatgatgtctcttatctgaccattccctaggcggtgtctctgggcccagtctccccagatcattcccacgtaccattacaggcaggagtgggatgggggtagtgcatctatccttgctcttcttgacctctcagtggctttcagtaccattgatgatggtattcttctggaccagctccaggagttggggtgggcagcactgcattgtgctggttctcctccttcctacccagttccagttgctgttgatAGGAGGGAGAGGTCCAGACCGTGGCCCTTAGTTTGTGAGGTGCTACAGGGCTCAGTCTTCTCcccttatttaacatctacatgaggtcactgggtgagatcatctgatggtttggggtgaggtatcaccaagatgctgatgatacccagctttacatctccacccaggccacctgagtgatgacatcccagtgcctggaggctgtggggacatGGATGGGGTGTTTGGATCTTCTGGTTCCAGGGATCTTccacctttggttctggatggggtggcactgctcagacagacctggtacgtaatctgggggtccttttggactcatggctcctgctggaagagcaggtggcagttgtgggtaagagggcttttgcacacttttggtttgtgcaccagttgcacctgttcctagactgggaggctctgctcactgtcactcatgtccTCATGACCTCCTatgtggactactgcaatgtactctacatggggctgcccttgaagtgcatttggaagcttcagctggtgcagaatgcagctgcacagataatAAATGGCACTAATTACTTGGCATATGTAACACCACTATTTTATGAGaggcattggttgctggtgtgcttccaggtgcagttcaaggtgctatttttctcctttaaagcccttctcGGCTCCGGACCTGGTTACTTGAAGAACAGTCTCTTCCTGGTGTTTTCTGCCTGTCTGatctggtctggcaggaggggcctgctccaggtcccatcatctGAGGAATGCTGGTTGGCAGGCCCCGgaaagcgtgccttttctgcaaTAGCGCCTGCCTTATGaaacattcttcctccagagatttagatgaccctgaccctgctggcctttcgtaggTCCCTAAAAACCTGGTTCGGTGCCTGGACCTGGGCCCTTGGTGTGTGAAGGGACCCATCTCCTGGTCTGTTAGCAACTGTTGTTTGTGATACCTTCCTTGGCTGCTGTGCATTTCGatttttgtatttctagttggaattgtttttaacttattttaatgTTCACCTCCCAGAGtgacttgttgagatgggctgcTGTACaaattgatcaaataaacaaacaaacaaacaaacaaataaatatatgtggtcgattttatttattcatatttacttTAAAGATTTACGTCCCACCTACTTCCATAGGAGAGGTGTGGAACTCGAAGCCTTAATGCTAGCCCTGAGCCTGTTTTGTAGCCACTGGAGCTTCCTCTGACCACCACTGCTAGAAATTACTGGCAGTTTCCCACCATTCTGAGTCACGGAATACATAATACAATTAGTATAAGGCCTAAAATAGGTTTAacgtagttttttaaaaaacagaatttccCCAAACATCTCTCCGAAAGCTGGGAAAACACATGGAACATCCTTGTCCCGTCTGTATTTGTGTCGTGGCCCCACCCACACACGTCCCTGTGAGGCCAAGTGTGACCCGTACCCCTTCAACACGTATTAAGGCAGCCTTTGCCATAGTCGGCCCACTCTTCTTTATACAGCTCTAGAATCTCACAGCATAAATAAAAACGCAGAATTATAACctaaaacaggagagaaaaagcaattaaataagTGAAATGTTAAAAGAATGATTTGATGAAAGCAATGAGATTATCTCTTAAAAGCCCTCCTAAAACACAAGGTCTTTACCACCTTCTGAAAAATTATTGGAGAGGAAGTGGGATGAGATCCCTAGACATTCATACTTCCTCTTTGATTCTTCTGGTCTCCTTTTGGATATAATCTGCTTCAAGTCCTTCCAGAAAAGTTATTTTACTGAATTCCAGAATCACATAAAATCTTTGAAAAAGGATATACTGTACTTTCTGAAAGGAAAACTGCCTTGAATTTGAGCTATTACCGTAAGGGAAATGAGACAGAAAAACAGTGTCAGTTTCTTCTCAGAGGACCTCTGCTTTTTAAAGGTAAATCATGTGGGAAGCCCCAATTTTTCTTTCAAGTGATTGTACTATATTTCAGTATGAGTTGCACATCTGTGGAATTTCTTAGGCCGACATGCAGAACTGGGTGTAGCTTTGAGATCAAACATGTAGATCATTATAGTGCATGTTTTGCTTTATAAACATTACAGTGGCTCCGTTCTTTTACAGGACCGCTATAAAACTGCAACGGAAAAGTTGGCAACTCCTAACACGCCAAAAAATTCTAGGAAGGCACAGGTAGTATAAATTTGCAAAAATCATTTGTTTTACAATTTACTTATGCTTGAATTTCAGTGATTTTTCCAAGCTACATACCAATagtatttttgttaaaaatgttttGCATCTTTCAGCTCAATTCAAACAGCAGCAAACAAGGGCAATTCCATTCCCGGAACAATGTACCTAAACAAGGCAATAATTCTGtcagcaggtaaaaaaaaaaattgagtttaaaacaaaattaaacagaataAGAGCACAAGCAAGCCACTGGCACCTCTCAATGTcttcattaataaaaacaaagtgcCAAGTACCAACTTAGGGTAATCCTGTACTCTCACTGCATTTTTGCAGTTCTTGCTTGGCTTCATTCTTTGCTCTTTGTCTATGCATGACAGAAATGCAGTTCTTGCTTGGCTTCGTTAAAAGCATTGAACTCATTTTCAAACTCTCTTGGAAATTACCTTGCTGAGTGGATTGGCATGTGCAAGAGTATgccaacataaaaatatatatatatatttaaaaaactaattGTGGAAGAGCAACAAGTATGATAGACATTGAGATATGTCTGCTTGCAAGAAAGCTATCTGTGGGAATGACTTCATATGGCTTCTTATAAGCTATTTATTGTTAATTACCTATTAATAATCATAGTTAATAATAATCACAATCTTAAAAGTCCCCATGATGAATACTTTAAATTTCTATGCTCTCAGGGCCAGTTTAAGCAGAATTTGGGAATTCGGGGTCTCTATTGGAGACGATGGACATAACCCACATTTTGGACCCTTTTTTTGTTGCAAAGCAGGTGTGTAGTGAGCTGAATACGGGGCGGGGGGCATTTCTATATGCCCTTTGCTGAGATCAGATCACTTCCTAATCCAGATGAAATTGGCCACCCAAGATCTCCACAGTACGAATAGCCTGATTAGGATGATCCAGCCCAGGTGCTCTCTGTATCTAGAGATGGCTTCCTGTGGGCTTTAGGATTTTCTAGGCAAACCTGCTGCCATACCCTTCATCCTGGGTACATGCTGTCACCAGGAAGTGACCTGGGTGCTTAATGCAATTACTCCCAAGGGGGCTCTTCCTGTTAGCTGATCCCAGTTGGCTGATTGGTTTACCAAAGACCTGCTGGAGATGAAGCTGTAGAAAAGGGGCTACAGCAtggtggaagaagagaaaaagtgaaTCTAACTGAACACAGGTTTGAGATCACGTTCAAACGTACGTTGTGGCAAGGAGGGAGGTGAAGCGTTCTTGTTTCTCATTCATCCTTTATGGTATCCCGAGGCTGTCATCCAGCAATGCTGTTCAGGGAGGCCAATCGCCTTATAAGAAAAATAGGTTCCTCTCCCACCTGGACGTTCTGACTGATCAGCACAACATTTTGCTGATCAAGTCACTCAGATTTGCCAAGTCCTGATTGTTCCTGGGTAGGGTCTGTTGTAGTGACTGGAGCAACATTTTGCCCGATCATCTGAGAGTTCTGATGATCTGTGAACTCTGATAACGTAGATGAGGTGCTCTGTCATACGTTTTCAGTCATTTGTGTACGTGATTCTTGCCCCTCTTGACTGAGGACCTGGGGAAAGTGTTCCTGATTGAATCTAGGTGATCAATGTCTCACTTTGGAAGAACAGTGCCAGCAGTTTTCAAACAGGCTATGCTTACCCACGCCTAAAGAGGCTGTTCCTGAATTTGCATTGAACAGCTATACAGCTTGTCTCTAACATCCCCTATTTAGGGAAGGTTACTGGAACTTTCTTGGTATACCACCTGGCCCTTCTTTGGCCAGGATTCAGATCAGGGCATGGGCCAGAGACTGCCTTGGTTATTCTTGTTGAATGGCCTTTGCTATGATCTTGATGGGGGTAATGCATCCTCATCCTTGTAGTATTTACATCAAGTATTAATTTgatggaaatacaaagtcttatTTCAGAGTATTTCGCACGGCACTTCAGTTGCAAATGTAGTTTTTTTATACAGAGTTGGTGATGCTTCTTCTTAAGAGGTACAATGTGACGATCAATATTAATTtagcttctttcattttctcttcagaGACTTCAGTAAACCTTGTGCAGAAATGCCATCTACCTCCAGTGATGTTCCTAGAAACGTAATCCATACTAATCCACTGGTACAATCTTTTTTGAAGAGACATCACCCTGTTTCTTATCCAGGAACTAAGAAGACCGCATCAGagaaaaagtgcagagatggCGATGGGGACTTTCccaaaaggacaaaggaagctACTACTACTGATTCTTCTCCTGCTAGAAATAGTAGTGGGGATGACGTGCATTTGGCAaacaaatggaaagtgaaaaaaagaaatgataatgTAGAAAGAAAGCTTTTAGCAGAAGAAAAGGCAGCAGCTGAGACTAAGAGAAGAAATAAAGCTCTGCTGGAAAagttaaaaaatgtaaatcttAACTTAAAACCGGACCCTTTTGAGCACCAGGAAGATGATGTTCCCTCTTCTTCTGCTGAGAATGACACGTTTCCATATCCTGATTTTCTTCCTTCACCCTACaataatttgaatttaaaaaaattgtccttGTCCAAGTCAGATGATTGGAAATCATCTATAAAGCCACCACTTAATGCCTCGCTCAATAAACTAGTTTCACGTCTTGTGCAGATGGAAAGGTTACAGCACGCAACTATCTTAAGAGAAAGGGCAAACGAAGCTACTTGTCCTGCTGTGGCTGCTAACAATCGTACTATTTTGACAAAAGAAGTACCCCAATCAAAACAGCCAAGGCCACTTGATTGTTGTCAAGTAAAGCGTGATGGAGATACTAGCTGTGGTGGGCAACAAACAGACGTGCCAAAATGCCAACAGAGCCATAACCACAAAAATCCTGCACCCTCTATGCATTCATCCTCAACGATGACCCGAGCATCTTGCAGCAATGTTAAGTCCAACAAAACTCCAGCAGTTTTAAGCTCCACAAACGTAGCTGCACGACCATCTCTCTCATGCTCTGGAAGCTCATCCAAAATCTGCCCAGATGTGACACTGAATTCTACAAATGTAGACTCATCAAGCACAACCGCAGCTTGTTCCTTACCTGACAGTGAAAGTtcaaagaataaacaaacaaagacaaaaaagaaagacc encodes:
- the LOC134494702 gene encoding protein FAM217A-like produces the protein MRKKRSEVSETSQARRPHASPRRKGSGLRAARSPQWEAILTVSWPGWAALRLRLRLRFSSLLPVSETEHEYNYRRHVCMAWKLALLLKRNFIHQKISLPQEVRSSADILYVKNALQPDTRRITDRRPLLKFISLEEMIFPSYIPIVFLLKMFCIFQLNSNSSKQGQFHSRNNVPKQGNNSVSRDFSKPCAEMPSTSSDVPRNVIHTNPLVQSFLKRHHPVSYPGTKKTASEKKCRDGDGDFPKRTKEATTTDSSPARNSSGDDVHLANKWKVKKRNDNVERKLLAEEKAAAETKRRNKALLEKLKNVNLNLKPDPFEHQEDDVPSSSAENDTFPYPDFLPSPYNNLNLKKLSLSKSDDWKSSIKPPLNASLNKLVSRLVQMERLQHATILRERANEATCPAVAANNRTILTKEVPQSKQPRPLDCCQVKRDGDTSCGGQQTDVPKCQQSHNHKNPAPSMHSSSTMTRASCSNVKSNKTPAVLSSTNVAARPSLSCSGSSSKICPDVTLNSTNVDSSSTTAACSLPDSESSKNKQTKTKKKDLKKRGSLTSRPSQSQKLKSVSLNSKQKSSSVDPQ